In Lepus europaeus isolate LE1 chromosome 19, mLepTim1.pri, whole genome shotgun sequence, the genomic window CAAGAGggattcaggcatgagacagagagcaaaggctttcttggggacagggcatctgtcagaaatgaagggacaaagagagagagcgccaGTCACTGGGACCGGGGGAGAGCGAGGTGACAGggatgagtggagagaatacacctgggcagtcCAGGCGGGGGCtcagcagggagacagagggctGAACGCCCAGTCTGGAATCCCTTGGTTTCTAAGGGAACCTGTTTACCCaccccccctctcctccaggaaaaAGGTTGGGGACCCcaggaagggtttgttgggtgaaaatcagaaaattcctcgccagatttgctggcactgtgcagagcagaggggcttccctttGGCATCTGAGGTTTTGTTGCCCCGTGTTAgcaggtcaggtaacccatctggtcctgagcaGGGAGTTCTCCctggagctttccttgggggaagggctgggaccacctgggaggttgtcagggtctgggcaggatgTGAAGTGcaggatgctgggcttctggggcttccACAGTGGGTGCTGGGATGCAggccttctcacacacacacagactaagtttctgacttcctactgacacaagcagcagcagccacaggcagTGCACACCAGCAGCTTTTATTTCAAGGAGAGAGAGCGTGACCACACCTGCACGCTTACTGAGGCCGCCACACATGGAGAGACACTCAGCAGGAATGGGCCAGGGTTGcccaggagggaagagaggaagaggcagcccAGGGAGGATTCCCAAGCACAGCCAGGGGCAGAGAGCGCCCTCCCCTTTCTCATCCCAGGGGGCGGTGCCCTAAATGCATAACCCCGTGGGGTGGGATCTCACCTGTGGGAATATTGAAGGGATTGTTGTGGCCCCTCCCTCCAGAATGTCACTTCCAGGTTTCCATCATGGCTTCTCCCTCCTGGTCCCagctgagacacaggtgcatcctgggaaagtggTGTAAAAGACTGACTAGCAAAGGGATAAAGTTACAATGCAGGGCTGGCAAAGTTCCAGCTCCCCAGTTCCCATTGTTCTTCCTGCCTGGTTGCCATGTATCAGGACCAGCAGGTTTTCACTGTCAAGGAGAGAACAGAACTGTGTCTCAGAAGAAGCTGGGGACACAGCACACATTGGGTTCAGTACTTAGTTAGTGCCATGGTCACTGCCTCTCAAAACCTGGACCCTGAGTGAGCAGGGAGGGGATGGGCAGAGTCGGGAAAGGATGGAGGAGGGGCCTGGACCCAGTGGGCAACCAGCCTGGAAACCAAGGAGGAGCTTCCAGGATCCGGGGCAGTGACACCTGCCAGCCTGGGCTCAGGTGAtccctgggcaggggctgtggcacagagcagtcaagccaccatctgcagcgccctcatcccatgtaggcacagaGCCAGTCCCGGcggcttcacttccgatccagctttctgctaatgcgcctaggagagcagcagaagcccccgtgcttgggcccctgcactcactgggagacccagaagaagccgctggctcctggtgctgggctgacccagccctggacgttTGTACTGCACctgtagaaggaagatctctctctgtgtctctcttgactctttaactctgcctttcaaataaataaaaagtaaataaatcccttttttaatggtttattccCCTTAGAAGGCGCCCTGGTCTTCTGCCTCCTGTATGCCTACACCATCTTGGACTAAGACGGCAAGGACAGTGAAGTTGGTGACTCCAGGGTTGAGGTGAGGGCCCTGGACCCCCGAGGAGCCCGGTGAGAGGGGAGGCGGCCATGCCTGGGTCCCTACTGTCCTCTCTTCTCTCAGTCCACTCTCACCAGAGGCCCTCAAGCCCCGCCCCTGCGGTGTGCCCCGCCTgcttcctgcccagccctgatcCCAGCCTGGAGCACTGGGTGCAGCCTACAGGACACAGAGGTGCACACGCGGGCCTCCTTGGAGCATGAGGCTGCACCAAAGGGGCGCGCGGCTCGGCCCTGTGGTCTGcgggctcctgctgctcctcgACCCGGGTCATGGTGAGGTTTccggggtagagacagagacagggacccTTGTCAGATCTACCCAATCCTGCAGTTAGAGCCTGAGAGCACAGGAGGGCAGTACCTGGGAGGCTGGAGTTGGCGGAGGTGACAGCCCGGGACCTGGGCGCCCACCATGGTCTCTTGAGGTTCCTGGCACGGAGGAGTGAGCCCAGCAGGAAGGCTCTGAGCAGCGCTGGTCAGGGTTGGCCGCCAGGACAGGAAGGGGGGTGGGAAATGGGGTCCTTTCCCTCCCTTGCTTGAGGCTGTGGTGACTGTGCCCTCCCCAGGACAATGACGAacctgccctgggctgtgtgtCTGCCAGGGCCTCCTCTGACCCTGTGCACCTGGCAGGGGTCCTCCTGGGCTGGATTCCAGGGCAAGGCTGACCACGCCTCCGGGCCTGGCATTCTGGGAGCTCAGGCCAAGAGGGCACCACTCCTGGGTGTGTCGTGGAGCCTTTATCTCCTCATTCCAAAGGcccaagactggaactggcattgcAGAGCAGTCAGCACTCGTGACACTGGCGTCCCGTGGGAACACTGGTTccagctctgcctgctctgcttccagtgcagcttccggtgatgtgcctgggagagcagtggaagatggctttgTCCCAGGCACCTgatgctcccacgtgggagaccctgatggagttcaaggctcctggctgaggacagggttggggccatttggaagctgaaccagcacatgggttctctctttctatctctatctctctctctctcgctctctaaatTGACCTTTCCAAAAAATAActctaaagaaaataagaattcacGAAAAGCCAGGTCTCTCCCCAACCCTTTTCCTCTCTAGTCTGCCAGCACagtccccactcctcctcctccatgctcACCCAcgggctccctgcctgccctgcccttgcCCAGGCTCTCCCGGCAACCAGGACCTTCCAGAAAGAAGTCTCCCCCACATCGTTAGTGGCTCCCAATAAAATAGTATTTGGGGTTGGGTCCCCACTCAGAGAGGGAGCAGTTGTTCCCAAGGTCCGTGGGAGTCGCTGTGCGTGTCCGGGGCAGGAACCGCGGCAGCGTCTGCACGGAAGCCGCCCCTGTCCTCCGTGGACTCTGCTGAGCTCCAGCTCACTGTCAGCCTCACAGCCGGAGCTGCTGCTGCAGTCACTCTGTCCTCCATGGTTGGGGCGAATGACAAGGACAAGGTCGGGACCAGCTCAGGACAGAGGCGCTGTTTACTCACCCGCTCCGGGGCCAGGCTCTCCTCTCCCTGACCCAGGGCCCAGAGCACCCTTGTGGCCGGGCATCGCCTACTGTGACATGGGAGGTTCCTCTCCGGGGAGGAGTCAGCTTTCATGGCCTAGGATGACTGATTTCTGCtggtttgaaggcagagagacagggaaagagggagagacagagtgagatagaGATCTCCCCTCAACGGTCACCCTCAGACGCCACTGTGTTAGGAGGGCAGCATCCCAGCGGCCTTGCTATTGCAGTGCCAAGGGTGGGACTTGCAGGGCGGGTGGAGCTCCAAGTTAAGTTGAAGGACTGCCCCTCGGGTTCCCAGAGCAGTTGTCCCATTTCACTAACACCAGCCATGCCCAGAGGTCCCCCTCCCTACCCCCGCCCAGCGCTCTGCACCCCTGTGAGGTTGGCCGTGTGTTTCTGAGTCTCCCTCACGCTCAGCTCCCCCTCTGCCTCGCTGTGCTCCTGGCTCTTTGGAGAGGATAGCACTGTCCCTGTGGGGCCTTCTGGCCGTtcctctgtcccctcaccctCTGTACACAGGAATTCTAGCCTAGAGGCGCCATCAGGTTCACCTGTTAGGGTTctgcttctgttttttgttttttttggcaaGACCAGCATGTGGTGCTGAGTCCTCACCGTAGAACATCTCGACCTTTTCATATCTGATTCGAGGCACAACATAGGTCATGAGGGGCCGCATGGGAGCAGCAGTGGAGCCACCGCTGGGGacgccccagccctgagccctgtgCCCGGGTCCCGCCTCggcacctcctgactccagcttcctgctgacgtgcaggctgagaggcagcaggtgggctcCGGTACTGATCCctgcttcccacgtgggagacccggattgagttcagGGCTCATGGCTATCAGGGCCCCgtcccagctgtggtgggcatttggagagtgaaccagcaccaggacatctctgtctctctgtgtgtgtctctgtctctcattcaaataaatgaatacaaattacaAACAAGAAGCCAGTGAGGTAGTCTGGAACCTGTGCATTATCTCTTCATTTCTGTGAGATCCTCAGGTTTATGTGCATATTTGTACACCttatattttttttgagagattcattttatttgaaagacagatttacagagaggcaattacatagagagagagagacagaaagagagagagagagagagagagagagagagagagagagagagagaggtcttccattcctggttcactccccaattgactgcaatggctggcgctgagccaatccaaaggcaggagcttctcccatgtctcccatgtgagtgcagggcccaaggttttgcaccatcttctgctttcccaggccagagcagagagctggatggacagtgaagcagccagaactcacactggcacccatatgggatgttggcactgcagatggcagctttacctgctatgccacagttcggGTCCCTACACCTATTTTATGATGTGTGGCTACAATGTTCTTATTCATTTGTAGAAACTCTTTACTGATCCATGACTTTCCCCATTAGGTGACTTTGTCACCTCCTCCCTCGCTGGTCCCGGGGTCAGGCTGTGCTTTCCCGTCCTGGGTACGGTCACTCCTTCCTGCATTCATGGCACCAGTGCCATCTCTTTTATAGAGCatgctctctttctgttttttttactgatatatttttaaaaataatgtatagatgttttgtttttttcttgaaagatttcttatttattggaAGTGCTGAGctccagagagaaagggaaaacagatctcccatcctctgattcactccacatAGATgcataacagtcagggctgggccagtccaaaaccaggagccatccaggtcctccaggagggtgcaggggcccaggcgctgggCGGTTCTACTACGTCCCAaacccatgagcagggagctggatcctgggtgaagcagccaggatggaaCTGTGATAGGAGATGCTGGCCATGCAGGCTGTAGATAAACCCGAGCGCCACCACACCGCCCCCTAGAGGAcgcttcctttcttcccttcttgcTGCCTGGCGATGAGCCTCCTAGCAGGGGAGCCTGGTCAGTCTGGAGCTCACAGCTCTACCTCCTGTGACTGAGGGCAGTCTCCTCACCCCCAGGGCTATCACCTTCCGCTGAACTCCTAGTGTTCAGTGAGGGTGCAAGAGCTCCAGGAGCCTCATGAGCTGTGGGATGTCCTGGGCTGggaccagggctggcactgctggcatgGCGGAGGTGTGTGAGGGGGTGGTCTGTGAGTGTCAGTGTTTGTAGGTTCAAGGCCATGGCAAGACCGAGGTGCCGATGCCAAGGAGATGGCAACAGCAGCAGTGGGGTGGGCATCTGATTGGTACCTCCACCTGATGCGCCTCTCTGCCCACAGGCCACGACTCTGCCAGCCCCATCCGGAACACACACACGGGGCAAGTGCGCGGGAGCCTGGTCCACGTGGAAGGCACCGATGCGGGCGTCCACACCTTCCTGGGAATTCCCTTTGCCAAGCCACCTCTGGGGCCGCTGCGGTTTGCACCTCCTGAACCTGCTGAAGCTTGGAGTGGAGTGAGGGATGGGACCTCCCATCCAGCCATGTAAGcgctcccagggcccagggaagcTCCTGCCCTATGTGGAGGTTGTGGGATTGATCCTCTGTTTTCTGGGCCTCGACAGCTGTCCTGTAGAATTCCCATAACCAGCGTTCCCTGTGGGTGATGGCCCCACGTGAGTTATCAGTGAGTCAGCTGAGGCTCACAAGAGCACTGGGCtttgccaggctcctggctctggacttggAATCAGAGGGCATTAAGCTCCAGGTGCCGACTAGAAAAGCAGATGCGGACATTCAGGTTCTGCCCATGTTCtctgccaccagggggcgctgtctccgggcaggtgggagggtgtcGTCAGTTGCCTCCAGGAAGCTTGCCCCTGACTGCATCAGCAGATCCTGCATATCTCTGAGGAGGACGCCAATGGGGTCTCCCTGGGACCCAATGTCCACAGTCACCGAATCTACGGACATGGGACTTATATTCTTATATGGAGACTATGGGATGATGTGACACCCTGAGAGTCTAGAATTAAGACAAGGGATGAAGTCAATTGCTCCCATGGGGTCCCCGTAGAGTCAAGATCACCCTAGGCCATCAGCAACTGTGGGACCTCCCTGGAAGTACTGTCCCAGCTTCCCCCGGGGCTGTGGCCTGGCATGTGGTGCAAAGGGACTCCCGAGGAGAGTCACGTGTGAGCAGGATATCAGGGGAAGGGGGCATTGAGGGGGGCCCTGCACAAGCCCTGAGCTGACTGTCGCCATGGTGGCCGCCAGGTGTCTGCAGGATGCAGCTGTAATGACCGTGGCAACCGAGTTCCTCTTTAACACGGCCTTGCCTCCCACCCCCGTGTCGGAGGACTGCCTGTACCTCAGCGTCTACACACCGGCCCACACCCATGAGGGCTCCAGCCTCCCTGTGAGTGACCGGGATCCTCTCGGGGAGGGACAGACATTTCTTTTGCAAGAAGATTAAAAAAGACAAGGTTGGCTCGGATCCCTCCTCATTATGGCCCAGTGAGAAGCTTCGCACTGTCAGCTCCAACAGGTGCTTCTTACCCTTGGTGGGCAGCTGACCTCTAGGCTTGGGGTCCCAGAGCCCCGGTTGCTCCCAGAGGTCACAGAAGGTGGCCCTGTGTTGGACCCAGGACTCACCCAACCAATTTGCAGCCAGGAGCATCACTTCGGTGCCCAAGGGCCATGCTGGTTGTTCCCCAGTACGCGTCATGGACTGTTTGTGTTGAAGACGGTCCTGGGCTGTTGGTTACTATtcaagtggagcagtcaggaagaCACTCCTTTCTTTGCACACATGGAGGTGCTGGGAGGAACAGAGCAAGACTTTGATAATTGAGGAGGGGCTCCAACAATGTGAGTGGCCTGTTTTTCTGAAAGAATTCAATGACCTAGGTCCTGCAGTCTGACTGGAGCTCTGTTTCCCTGAGCAGGTGCAGAGCCAAGCACAGGGTAGTCCAGGTGGTATCCAGGTGGGGTTTGGGCTGGGTGGGAACCTTGTGGTATTGGCCTTGACTTTGCCCAGGTGATGGTGTGGATCCATAGTGGCGGGCTGACTTCGGGCATGGCTTCGATGTATGACGGTTCTGCGCTGGCGGCATTTGAGGATGTGGTGGTGGTCACCATCCAGTACCGCCTGGGAGTCCTGGGCTTCTTCAGGTGAGACTGGGGCTGcggtgggcactgtgggatgaGTGGCACCAGGACAGCCCTGTGACCCCTGTCCCCACCACTTCTCAGCACTGGAGACCAGCATGCCACCGGCAACTGGGGCTACCTGGACCAAGTGGCCGCGCTGCACTGGGTCCAGCAGAATATCGCCCACTTTGGAGGCAACCCTGCCCAGGTCACCATTTTCGGCGAGTCTGCAGGTGCCATAAGTGTGTCCTCACATGTGCTGTCACCCATGTCCCAGGGTCTCTTCCACAGAGCCATCATGGAGAGTGGGGTGGCCGTGCTGCCTGCCCTCATCACCACCTCATCGGAGGTGGTCTCCACAGTGAGTGTCCTCCACTGGCCTGCCCAGGCCTGCTGCTCCTGTCTTCCCTCACAGAGCCTCTGTGTCAGTCTCTGTTCAATGGGTACAACAAGGAACATCAGGGTGCCTCCGGAACTGCCATCAACCCGGGGATGAGGGGCTGGGGGTCAGAGTCCACACACCTCTGCCGTGGTAGAGCTCGATTCTGTGTCCTGCTAAGATGCCACGCTGGGGCTCCCTTGCTGGGTGGAATCGTCTAGGCAGGTGGCGGGTCCCTCTGGCTGAGACACTGAGTACCGGCATAGCTGGAACCATTTCACAGCTGCAGCACCCTGGGAGACGGGGGCACACTTGCCCCCAGCCACGGCTTTGGGCagactccccctcccctcctgaaaaggtgtgccagcccctgtgtggtCCCGTTACAGATGGTGGCCAACCTGTCTGGCTGTGGCCAGGTGAACTCCGAGGCCCTGGTGCGCTGCCTGCGGGGCAAGAGTGAAGAGGAGATGCTGGCCATCACCAAGGTCGGGCCGAATTCACAAAGGTGGGGGTGGTCACAGGCCTGGGTGCTCATCCTGCTCCCCGGCCTGCATGCCTGCTGTCCTCATAGccctggatggggagtggagacCAGGACAGCCAAGTCAGGCATGAGCCCTGCTGGGCTGGGCGTGAAGATGACCATGAGCCAGGAAGGAgtggaaggcatcagaagatgttTGGGACCTGACCTCGCTGCCTCCCTAGGCCTTCAGATCCATCCCTGGCGTGGTGGACGGGGCCTTCTTGCCCAGGCACCCCCAGGAGCTGCTGGCGTCATCGGACTTCCGACCCATCCCCAGCATCATTGGTGTCAACAACGATGAGTATGGCTGGATCCTCCCCAAGGTGAGGCTGAGCTCCACGCCCCTGGGGGACTCAGGACTCTGTCAGTTCAGGGATCCCAGGGCTCTGCTGCTCTAGGCTTGTCACCGGAGAAAAGGCTGTGGAAgccatggggttcttgtcttcatgggAGAAAGAatccaggcgtgagacagagagtgaagtgACAAGGCTTTATTTGGGATAGGACAtggctttattggggatagggcatccatcagaacggacgggacagagagagagcgcccagtcgcgCAGACTGGGGAGAGCGAGGTtccatggttgagtggagagaacacacctgggcaggccaggcagcatctccgctgagaggcagagggctgagcgcgcagtcctaCTTTCGATTCCCGGTGTTTAAGGGAgcctgtttacccacctccccctcttcTTCAGGACAAACGATGGGGCTCTTAGGAAGGGTtcgttgggtgaaaattagcaaagtcctccccagatttgctggcactgtgcagagcagaggggctccCCTTAGGGTGTCTGAGAAGGTTTTGTTGCCCCGTGTTATCCGGTCACGTAACCCATCTGGTCCTGATGAGACAGAAtcctcctgggagctttccttgggggaagggctgggacacctgggaggttatcagggtctgggcaggatgTGAAGTGcaggatgctgggcttctggggcttccGCAGTAGATGCTGGGGTTCaggccctgctcacacacacagaggctaaaCTTCCAACTTCCCACCTAACAGGCTCATCAACCCCCCCAGAACACACGGACCCTGGACTCCCAGAAGGACGTCGACCGAGAGGCCATGCGGGCCATTCTGAGGACATCTTTAGCACAGTTGGTGAGGCTCCGGGTCCCGCCCCATGCCTGGGCAGGGGAATCCTGCTCATGCAAAGCTGTGGCAAATGCACCTTtgtgggcctgggcaggggcagggaggcatCCCGGAGCCGGCCCTCCCCCCGTTCCCTGTCCCACTCCAGGACCCAGTTCCCACCCCTGAGCCCACCGTCTCCCTGCCCTGAGTCTGCCTCCCCTGCCTGTTCCCCACCACCTGGCCAGATGCTGCCGCCTGAGTCTGGGGACGTGTTGATGGAGGAGTACATGGGGGACAGTGAGGACCCCCAGACCCTCAAGGCCCAGTTCCAGGAGATGATGGCAGACGGCCTCTTCGTGATGCCTGCGCTCCAAGTGGCCCATCTTCAACGTGAGTTCGTCTGTGGCCCAGGCCTGACAGTCAAGGGCATAGCTCAGAGCTATGAGAGGTCTGTCCTGCCCAGGTCCCTACCCACATTCTTAGAGTTTATTTGGAAGGAAAGaagcacacagaaaaacagacagagctcttccacctgctggttcattcccctaaatgcctgaaacagccagcgctggcccagcccaaagccaggagcccagaactcaatccaggtctcggccatgagtggcagggccatctcctgctgcctcctcctgcacattagtaggaagcagctGTCCCGAGTGACTTCGTAACCACTGCCCCAGATGCCCTTCCCCTCCCACTCTTCCTGTGGTCCCTGAGAGCCTGGCCTGTGATGGCCCCATCTCAGTAAATCCCAAGGTGCCTCCCCCATCGTGCACAGAAGACGGGAGGTGAGTGAGCATTGGTGACTTTCCCAAAGCTACCCGAGGCCATGATCCCATCCCAGCCACTACCGCACCCTGGGCCAGATCCAGCCAGGTGTGCACTAGAAAGTGGAGCCCCAGCATCGGCCCCTCTGTCCCTCCAGGACCCCACGCACCCGTctacttctatgagttccagcaccggccccacttccTAAAGGACAAGAAGCCGCCCCATGTGAAGGCTGACCACGGGGATGAGCTGGCCTTTGTCTTTGGGATCTTCTTTGTAAACCGCCAAGgtgagcctccctccctccctggaggcagGCCAGGGCCCTAAAAGGCCCCAAGG contains:
- the LOC133748457 gene encoding cocaine esterase-like, giving the protein MRLHQRGARLGPVVCGLLLLLDPGHGHDSASPIRNTHTGQVRGSLVHVEGTDAGVHTFLGIPFAKPPLGPLRFAPPEPAEAWSGVRDGTSHPAMCLQDAAVMTVATEFLFNTALPPTPVSEDCLYLSVYTPAHTHEGSSLPVMVWIHSGGLTSGMASMYDGSALAAFEDVVVVTIQYRLGVLGFFSTGDQHATGNWGYLDQVAALHWVQQNIAHFGGNPAQVTIFGESAGAISVSSHVLSPMSQGLFHRAIMESGVAVLPALITTSSEVVSTMVANLSGCGQVNSEALVRCLRGKSEEEMLAITKAFRSIPGVVDGAFLPRHPQELLASSDFRPIPSIIGVNNDEYGWILPKAHQPPQNTRTLDSQKDVDREAMRAILRTSLAQLMLPPESGDVLMEEYMGDSEDPQTLKAQFQEMMADGLFVMPALQVAHLQRPHAPVYFYEFQHRPHFLKDKKPPHVKADHGDELAFVFGIFFVNRQVPLTEEEELLSRRVMKYWANFARNGNPNGEGLPHWPVFNQEERYLQLNVQPAVGQALKAHRFQFWTHTLPQRVQELRGSEQKHMEL